In Daucus carota subsp. sativus chromosome 4, DH1 v3.0, whole genome shotgun sequence, one DNA window encodes the following:
- the LOC108216607 gene encoding uncharacterized protein LOC108216607, with amino-acid sequence MNSSGFFVICLLHSALSVSCGALIMFYLNEISAFGHGTETASKLMGSTPHDQLLKQISDSFAGLLLVAMGFLLFMVAFVKDREFQNFFAKGCVLVHVSMALWRVFFERRLEELAHAWPRQLVGDFLLALSWVFFLAYSWREKYD; translated from the coding sequence ATGAATTCTTCTGGCTTCTTCGTAATATGCCTGCTCCATTCGGCATTATCAGTATCTTGCGGCGCGCTCATAATGTTTTATCTGAACGAAATATCCGCATTCGGTCACGGCACTGAAACCGCTTCGAAACTCATGGGATCAACGCCGCATGATCAGCTATTGAAGCAGATCTCCGACTCGTTCGCGGGGCTGCTTCTTGTGGCGATGGGATTTTTGCTCTTCATGGTTGCGTTTGTCAAGGACAGGGAGTTTCAGAACTTCTTTGCGAAAGGGTGTGTGCTTGTTCATGTTTCGATGGCTCTGTGGAGAGTGTTCTTCGAGAGGAGGCTCGAAGAGTTGGCTCATGCGTGGCCGAGACAGCTGGTTGGGGATTTTTTGCTGGCGCTTTCGTGGGTTTTCTTTCTTGCGTACTCTTGGAGGGAGAAGTATGATTAG